The Vibrio tasmaniensis genome includes a region encoding these proteins:
- the viaA gene encoding ATPase RavA stimulator ViaA, whose product MLGADGLNLALMVADSGIIDTAMNDLIARSQVMMAAENKGVKTSVKNHLVKWRGKVKKRVTKVCETDRFQEEIALYQEVIHWDESQFFDEIDSVIKKLEWHSAFYLQARRLMENNKGVYNAMFPHYFCDQWYQSLSDAIKQAQVIELETSKEKVLADLYQRMETMKNMDKVTESGDEGSVGRLWDMASAKLSKTDLTIMKRHAEFLNKHKGLQEIAEKLGRMAGEEDDPSLHKAPVEELQMVEEKSDEAVDDIVGIHESDDLNKMLPNETMFLAYPELEVIFYKHLADKRLLSYRSQGKSRTLRKVKAQKPDSKNIDIEKGPFIVCVDASGSMSGFPEQSAKAMAYALMQIALAEERDCYVILFSSEQITYELTRQDGLREASDFLSYSFHGGTDLEPVLMKSIDLMTGDKYKNADLIVLSDFIAPKQSDEMIAQVEKLKEHKNRFHAVSLSKYGNPQLMTMFDHCWAYHPSLVGRFMKKW is encoded by the coding sequence ATGTTAGGAGCAGACGGCTTAAACCTTGCTTTGATGGTCGCTGATTCAGGTATCATTGATACCGCGATGAATGATCTCATCGCTCGATCTCAAGTGATGATGGCTGCTGAGAACAAAGGTGTGAAAACATCAGTCAAAAACCATTTAGTTAAATGGCGCGGCAAAGTAAAAAAACGTGTTACCAAGGTATGCGAAACCGATCGATTCCAAGAGGAAATCGCGCTATACCAAGAAGTTATTCACTGGGATGAATCTCAGTTCTTTGACGAGATCGACAGCGTTATCAAGAAGCTGGAATGGCACTCAGCATTTTATCTACAAGCAAGACGTTTGATGGAAAACAATAAAGGCGTTTATAACGCGATGTTTCCACACTACTTTTGCGATCAATGGTACCAATCGCTGTCAGATGCCATTAAGCAAGCTCAAGTAATCGAACTCGAAACAAGCAAAGAAAAAGTCTTAGCCGATCTTTATCAGCGCATGGAAACCATGAAAAACATGGACAAAGTGACGGAGTCGGGCGATGAAGGCAGTGTTGGGCGCTTATGGGACATGGCATCAGCTAAGTTAAGCAAAACAGACCTCACCATCATGAAGCGCCACGCTGAGTTCTTGAATAAGCACAAGGGCTTGCAAGAGATCGCAGAAAAACTCGGCCGTATGGCTGGTGAGGAAGATGATCCTTCGTTACACAAAGCCCCTGTAGAAGAATTGCAGATGGTTGAAGAGAAAAGCGATGAAGCGGTCGATGATATTGTTGGGATTCACGAAAGTGATGATCTCAACAAGATGTTGCCAAACGAGACCATGTTCTTAGCGTACCCAGAGCTTGAGGTTATCTTTTACAAACACTTGGCTGATAAGCGTTTATTGAGCTATCGCTCGCAAGGTAAATCACGAACATTACGTAAAGTGAAAGCGCAAAAGCCTGATAGTAAGAACATCGATATTGAAAAGGGCCCGTTTATCGTCTGTGTCGACGCCTCTGGTTCTATGAGTGGTTTCCCTGAGCAGTCAGCTAAAGCAATGGCTTATGCCTTGATGCAGATAGCTCTAGCCGAAGAGAGAGACTGTTACGTGATTCTGTTCTCTTCTGAGCAGATCACTTACGAGTTAACAAGGCAAGATGGCCTGCGTGAAGCGAGTGATTTTTTAAGCTACTCGTTCCATGGTGGTACAGATTTAGAGCCGGTTCTGATGAAGTCGATTGATTTGATGACGGGTGACAAATACAAGAATGCAGATTTGATCGTGCTCTCTGACTTTATTGCTCCTAAGCAATCTGATGAAATGATTGCTCAAGTCGAAAAATTGAAAGAGCACAAAAACCGTTTTCACGCGGTTAGTCTTTCGAAATATGGCAACCCACAACTTATGACGATGTTCGATCATTGTTGGGCTTACCATCCGAGCCTAGTCGGTCGTTTCATGAAGAAGTGGTAA
- a CDS encoding lipase family protein: MKSLKRYQYERYAVLCNLAYPRVFKQTRYGFDPNGQRIIKNQFGKTMIRVLWSSDKDEVVVVIKGSHSISDWLLTFALWTRSCKRVGLNYRVHAGFYHLMFQESQPSRNEDKLGLNVIERLEATLIPLLEQGKRISITGHSSGGAIGCVFADYLDQKYPGCVKRIVTFGQPAIGDWNFRKHYRLSKKTYRICCDIDIVTFMPPVPLLYWHVGKVLWLYNGRIYENTPTFMRLGRSIFSWLIRPFSYHLMSKYIRNKDFFDKH; encoded by the coding sequence GTGAAGTCACTAAAACGATACCAATATGAACGCTACGCGGTTCTTTGTAACCTCGCCTACCCGAGAGTTTTTAAACAGACTCGTTACGGTTTTGATCCTAATGGACAGCGCATCATAAAGAACCAGTTTGGCAAAACCATGATTCGAGTTTTATGGAGTAGTGACAAAGATGAAGTGGTTGTGGTTATCAAGGGATCGCACAGTATCTCAGATTGGTTGCTTACCTTTGCTCTATGGACAAGAAGCTGTAAAAGAGTTGGGCTCAACTACCGGGTACATGCGGGTTTCTATCATTTGATGTTTCAAGAAAGCCAACCAAGCCGCAATGAAGATAAGCTCGGGTTAAACGTTATCGAGCGCTTAGAAGCGACGCTCATACCTTTGTTAGAGCAAGGGAAAAGAATTTCTATAACCGGGCACTCTTCTGGTGGTGCAATTGGCTGCGTGTTTGCTGATTACCTCGATCAAAAGTATCCAGGCTGTGTTAAGCGAATAGTGACCTTTGGCCAACCTGCGATTGGTGATTGGAATTTTCGAAAGCACTATCGTTTGAGTAAGAAAACCTACCGTATCTGCTGTGACATCGATATCGTTACCTTCATGCCCCCCGTACCTTTATTGTATTGGCATGTAGGCAAAGTACTTTGGCTTTATAACGGACGAATCTACGAGAACACCCCAACCTTTATGCGTCTTGGCCGCTCTATCTTTAGCTGGTTGATAAGACCTTTCTCTTACCACTTAATGAGCAAATATATTCGCAATAAGGATTTCTTTGATAAGCATTGA
- a CDS encoding c-type cytochrome: MTYQSFALLLLTLSSSLHASDFGDPELGKVKSPSCVFCHYPTGETTNADYPKLSGQDPTYLYNTMKAYQNGDRQGAYAEMMQTQLSKLNDQDLKDIAAFYASQQ; this comes from the coding sequence ATGACTTACCAATCCTTCGCTTTACTATTACTGACTCTTTCCTCTAGCCTTCACGCCTCTGATTTTGGCGATCCTGAACTGGGCAAAGTGAAGTCACCAAGTTGCGTTTTCTGTCATTATCCCACAGGGGAAACAACTAACGCAGATTACCCCAAACTTTCTGGTCAAGATCCAACTTACCTCTATAACACAATGAAAGCTTACCAAAACGGAGATAGACAAGGCGCTTACGCTGAGATGATGCAAACACAACTGAGTAAGCTCAATGATCAAGACTTGAAAGATATTGCTGCTTTTTATGCTTCACAACAGTAA
- a CDS encoding fimbrial biogenesis chaperone, which produces MYKWIMHKWTVLLLLSLTCLSAHAFKVEPMSMEMTPLGKRAQMTMRVENSSQEPLTVELSPVYMTMDKYGKETTTPADDELLVIPVTAIIEPGRSQSIMVRYLGDPSITESKAFRIAVKQVKVQRASSNQGQVSLLLQFNTLINVRPQNTASQLEIKSIEANDKNNKWVLEVLNSGNSYGRLTNTTWKISDGTNSTYLKGVEIAKRIPGTLVLPYSTRFFEMQPLEDYNVDTLSIEIEQDQ; this is translated from the coding sequence ATGTATAAATGGATCATGCATAAATGGACTGTTCTCTTATTATTGTCACTCACTTGTTTGTCAGCTCATGCGTTCAAAGTAGAGCCTATGTCTATGGAGATGACGCCACTTGGTAAAAGAGCTCAAATGACGATGAGGGTTGAAAATTCGTCTCAAGAACCACTCACGGTTGAGTTGTCTCCGGTATACATGACAATGGACAAATATGGAAAAGAGACCACGACGCCTGCAGATGACGAACTATTAGTGATTCCGGTAACCGCGATCATAGAGCCTGGACGTTCACAATCCATTATGGTGCGATATTTAGGTGACCCTTCCATCACAGAGTCAAAAGCTTTTCGTATTGCTGTTAAGCAAGTGAAAGTTCAAAGAGCAAGCAGCAACCAAGGACAAGTGAGTTTGTTACTTCAGTTTAATACGCTGATCAACGTGCGACCCCAGAACACAGCCTCTCAATTAGAAATTAAAAGTATCGAAGCAAATGACAAAAATAACAAATGGGTCCTTGAAGTACTGAATAGTGGTAATAGTTATGGTCGGTTAACCAATACGACATGGAAAATTTCTGACGGTACAAATTCAACATATTTGAAAGGCGTAGAAATCGCCAAACGTATTCCAGGAACTTTGGTTCTTCCCTATTCCACTCGTTTTTTCGAAATGCAGCCACTTGAAGATTACAATGTAGACACGCTATCGATTGAAATCGAGCAGGATCAGTAG
- a CDS encoding NUDIX hydrolase — protein MSKVIHQWKSISLIEENVTLPTNVVVKHTTINHPGAAVILPITSSGKIILINQFRPSLKKWLLELPAGTMEIDETPLQCAQRELEEETGYSATDFQSLGQVTPLAGFCDEIQHLFIAKDLSLTTRFECDEDEVIEVIELSLEELQRKIRNDQITDTKTIACLSKAQLCGHL, from the coding sequence ATGAGTAAAGTTATCCATCAATGGAAAAGTATTTCTCTCATCGAAGAGAACGTGACGCTCCCTACGAACGTTGTGGTAAAACATACAACAATAAACCACCCTGGCGCGGCTGTTATTCTTCCTATCACTTCGTCTGGAAAAATCATCCTCATTAACCAATTTCGCCCTTCTCTTAAAAAATGGCTTTTGGAACTCCCTGCTGGCACGATGGAAATTGATGAGACACCTCTTCAATGTGCACAACGCGAACTCGAAGAAGAAACGGGTTACAGTGCAACTGATTTCCAGAGCTTGGGACAAGTTACCCCTTTAGCTGGCTTCTGTGATGAGATTCAACACTTGTTCATCGCAAAAGACTTAAGCCTTACTACCCGCTTTGAATGTGATGAAGATGAAGTAATAGAGGTTATTGAACTTAGCTTGGAAGAACTGCAACGTAAAATTCGCAACGATCAAATTACCGATACCAAAACCATCGCTTGTTTAAGCAAAGCCCAACTATGTGGCCATCTATAG
- a CDS encoding ATPase RavA domain-containing protein, which translates to MTPSISSHADKALLSERINKLAHALSDGVYEREDTIKLCLLAALAGESVFLLGPPGIAKSLIAKRLIQAFDNSSYFEYLMTRFSTPEEVFGPLSIQELKDNGRYVRLTEGYLPTAQVVFLDEIWKAGPAILNTLLTVVNEKTFKNGADIERVPMRLLVSASNELPDEDSGLEALYDRMLVRVFVNRIQNKQNFKSMLTTGTSQEAVIPKGLAITDIEYHQWQKELDNLELTDNSFNKLFELKTMLEETVKNQGTSSESDLYVSDRRWKKAVKLLKASAFFSGRDSVNPLDIMLLQDCLWHSPESRDVVRSVVKDFALNRAFDQQESKSQIEMSREELEEIQDDVESTLSVSLSVESTSGLRRKDVYQHDIKNAKMYSVGSAYNLIKLVMLQSNMSVSESEKGDSRWVYVAKDDFDRVLKEGHGDIYGYVNENKNLCRLKLDLDASNQLVIKDIANRSVLVSVVTTDGLDQELYSKWLSGAEKALEQLTEAEFKLKRVRTEFHDALPHNYIDPDLPKAMESSLQAVTQDLETTKAKSSKIAQRIKFMSQYFE; encoded by the coding sequence ATGACCCCCTCTATTTCCTCACATGCTGACAAGGCGCTACTCTCTGAAAGAATCAATAAATTAGCGCATGCTCTCTCTGATGGCGTTTATGAAAGAGAAGACACGATTAAGCTCTGTCTGCTGGCGGCTCTTGCTGGTGAAAGTGTGTTCTTATTAGGTCCTCCGGGGATTGCAAAAAGCCTTATCGCCAAACGCCTCATACAGGCTTTTGACAACAGTAGCTATTTCGAATATTTGATGACGCGCTTCTCTACTCCAGAAGAAGTGTTTGGTCCGCTAAGTATTCAAGAATTAAAAGATAACGGTCGCTATGTAAGGCTGACCGAGGGCTACCTACCAACAGCGCAAGTTGTTTTCCTTGATGAGATCTGGAAAGCAGGCCCAGCCATTCTAAATACGTTACTGACTGTGGTTAACGAAAAGACATTTAAAAATGGCGCAGACATCGAGCGCGTGCCGATGCGTCTATTGGTTTCAGCGTCCAATGAACTTCCGGATGAAGACAGCGGCTTAGAAGCACTTTATGACCGAATGTTGGTTCGTGTGTTCGTCAACCGTATTCAAAACAAACAAAACTTCAAATCGATGCTAACAACGGGTACTTCTCAGGAAGCCGTAATCCCCAAAGGGTTAGCGATTACAGACATTGAATACCATCAATGGCAGAAAGAACTCGATAATTTGGAGCTGACGGATAACTCGTTTAACAAGCTATTTGAATTGAAAACCATGCTTGAAGAGACCGTTAAGAATCAGGGAACATCATCAGAGTCTGACTTGTATGTATCAGACAGACGCTGGAAGAAAGCGGTTAAACTATTGAAAGCGAGCGCATTCTTCAGTGGCCGTGATAGCGTTAACCCGCTCGATATTATGCTTCTTCAAGATTGTTTGTGGCATAGCCCTGAATCTCGCGATGTGGTTCGTAGCGTTGTAAAAGATTTTGCGTTGAACCGAGCGTTTGATCAGCAAGAGTCTAAATCTCAAATCGAAATGTCTCGTGAAGAGCTAGAAGAGATTCAAGATGATGTTGAATCGACTCTGTCGGTGTCGCTCTCTGTGGAGTCAACCAGTGGCTTACGACGTAAAGACGTTTACCAACATGATATCAAGAACGCGAAAATGTACAGCGTCGGTAGCGCATACAATCTTATTAAATTGGTTATGCTGCAAAGCAATATGTCGGTGTCTGAATCTGAGAAAGGCGATAGTCGTTGGGTGTACGTAGCCAAAGATGATTTTGACCGTGTTCTTAAAGAAGGTCATGGCGACATTTACGGTTACGTAAACGAAAACAAAAATCTATGTCGCTTAAAGCTCGACTTGGATGCATCGAATCAATTAGTGATTAAAGATATTGCTAATCGCTCTGTATTGGTGAGTGTGGTTACCACAGACGGCTTAGATCAAGAACTGTATAGCAAGTGGTTGAGTGGTGCAGAGAAAGCCCTAGAGCAGTTAACTGAAGCTGAGTTCAAGCTAAAAAGAGTTCGCACTGAATTTCATGATGCATTACCTCATAACTATATCGACCCTGATTTGCCGAAAGCGATGGAATCAAGCTTGCAAGCGGTAACACAAGATCTTGAAACGACGAAAGCAAAAAGCAGCAAGATCGCACAGCGTATTAAGTTCATGAGTCAGTACTTTGAGTAA
- the ltaE gene encoding low-specificity L-threonine aldolase, which translates to MDFRSDTVTKPSQAMRDVMANAEVGDDVYGDDPTVNELEQWAANETGFEAAMFTSSGTQANLLGLMAHCERGDEYLCGQQAHNYKYEAGGAAVLGSIQPQPIENNPDGTLDFKKLAAAIKPDDSHFARTKLLSLENTINGKVLPISYLAEAREFVNQHGLQMHLDGARVYNAAAALDVHIKEIAQHFDSMTICLSKGLGAPIGSLLLGSKAYIAKARRLRKMVGGGMRQAGILAAAGKMALTENVAQLKVDHENAKNLAIGLSKLEGFSVNPDFIQTNIVFAKLDQSVDINRIARELGEEGIIMSPGNPVRFVTHRDISSKDIATFLTKLESAL; encoded by the coding sequence ATGGACTTTCGTTCTGACACCGTAACTAAACCTTCGCAAGCTATGCGTGATGTAATGGCAAATGCAGAAGTAGGCGATGATGTATATGGCGATGACCCAACCGTCAACGAACTGGAACAATGGGCTGCAAATGAAACCGGTTTTGAAGCGGCTATGTTCACTTCTTCCGGCACACAAGCCAACCTACTGGGTTTAATGGCGCACTGTGAGCGTGGTGACGAATACCTTTGTGGCCAACAGGCGCACAACTACAAATACGAAGCAGGCGGCGCTGCAGTATTAGGCTCGATTCAACCTCAACCCATCGAGAACAACCCTGACGGCACGTTAGATTTTAAAAAGCTTGCTGCTGCGATTAAGCCAGACGACAGCCACTTTGCTCGTACTAAGCTTCTTAGTTTAGAAAACACAATCAATGGTAAAGTGCTGCCAATCTCTTACCTAGCGGAAGCGCGTGAGTTCGTAAACCAACACGGCCTACAAATGCACTTAGATGGCGCGCGTGTCTATAATGCGGCAGCTGCACTAGATGTTCACATTAAAGAGATCGCTCAACACTTCGATTCGATGACAATTTGTTTATCAAAAGGTTTGGGTGCTCCGATTGGCTCTCTACTTCTTGGTAGCAAAGCGTACATAGCTAAAGCTCGTCGACTGCGTAAAATGGTCGGTGGTGGTATGCGTCAGGCTGGTATTCTTGCTGCAGCAGGTAAAATGGCGCTCACGGAGAACGTGGCTCAACTTAAAGTAGACCATGAAAACGCAAAAAACCTAGCTATTGGTTTAAGCAAGTTAGAAGGTTTCTCTGTTAACCCTGATTTCATTCAGACTAATATTGTGTTTGCGAAGTTAGATCAGTCGGTTGATATTAACCGTATCGCACGGGAGTTAGGAGAGGAAGGCATTATTATGTCACCAGGTAACCCTGTACGTTTTGTTACTCATAGAGATATCAGTTCAAAGGATATCGCGACTTTCCTAACTAAGTTGGAAAGTGCGCTTTAA
- a CDS encoding fimbria/pilus outer membrane usher protein yields MVLNPTGRDIQLTSLLRISDTILGEADIIITANNEILLPKESTLSFLSSVVTKEGIGKLNDTTNDEMLSQHHFENVGLGLSFDFSSLECIVTVPPEFSLTQQLSMNGADDFYNYAEPSLLSGYVNVVLSANESQYVDQKSSRQDLYRSQFDSALNIGFLNFEYESYLENGSSRKSQYVREGSRLNIDFAQQGTRLVLGDMYNSGQSFQDSTDILGIGLTRDFTLIPTRNARPRANQSFTLQRASNVDVYIDGIAVQRLTLGAGSYNLSDIPLAQGSNDIVLVITDRSGNEERIEFSIATGNDLLNSGEFEYSIMYGAPSELQNGQLEYLTDERIFHGYIDVGINPWLTLGTNFQTREDLYQYGTTALIASRWGVTELNASRSEHPAFGTGEAYKVAFDAELSSKNTLAPQLSVSYEYLSNNFTGVTGFDASDKDINLTTHYASAFGSIYLGRSLRAAMTVNYRSGIDKENDYWLISPSLSDGLFDTPATWSARVSYQDHASKDDDISTTVTISWPLSRKTRVVGRYSTELKEAALDYSYQNNIGNTGGISGFASVITNEETDVDMDAGVNYTANRYELSATHASRLDDISGDTRNHSTDVTISSALAFAGSSVTIGRPVREAFAIVSKHESLTENDVALDPTKDGQYARVYLKGDAKAMVPDLVAYNGQVIGYEVDNLPPGYDLGDGAFWVKPDYKRGYQLQIGSDAVLTVIGKLYDRQSNNPISLVAGVAHYLGDAKQLPIDFFTNRNGIFAISGLKPGKYQLILDTKGQESAVITLSERSDNLIRLGDVYVD; encoded by the coding sequence ATGGTCTTGAACCCGACAGGACGTGATATTCAGCTGACCTCTTTACTAAGGATAAGTGACACCATACTGGGGGAAGCGGATATTATCATTACCGCAAACAACGAGATTCTTTTGCCAAAGGAAAGTACGTTGTCTTTCCTTTCGTCTGTCGTCACTAAAGAAGGTATTGGGAAGCTCAATGACACAACAAACGATGAGATGCTTTCTCAGCACCACTTTGAAAACGTAGGGCTGGGACTTAGTTTCGACTTTTCTTCATTGGAATGTATCGTAACAGTACCGCCAGAATTTAGCTTAACCCAACAACTTTCGATGAACGGCGCAGATGATTTTTATAACTATGCTGAGCCAAGTCTGTTAAGCGGGTACGTTAACGTGGTCCTTTCCGCCAATGAGAGTCAATATGTCGATCAAAAATCGTCAAGGCAGGATCTCTATCGCAGTCAATTCGACTCAGCACTTAACATTGGTTTTCTCAATTTTGAGTATGAATCCTATTTAGAAAACGGTTCTTCACGAAAGTCACAATATGTAAGAGAAGGATCTCGTCTTAATATTGACTTTGCTCAGCAAGGTACACGGCTTGTGCTCGGTGATATGTATAACAGTGGTCAATCTTTTCAGGACAGTACCGACATACTGGGGATTGGCTTAACTCGAGATTTCACACTCATTCCAACCAGAAATGCACGACCACGAGCCAATCAATCATTCACATTGCAAAGAGCCTCGAATGTCGATGTCTATATAGATGGGATCGCGGTCCAACGATTAACCTTAGGCGCTGGTAGCTATAACCTGAGTGATATACCTCTCGCGCAAGGTAGTAACGATATTGTACTTGTCATTACCGATCGTTCTGGGAATGAAGAGCGTATCGAATTTTCTATTGCGACGGGTAACGACTTACTCAATAGCGGTGAATTTGAATATAGCATTATGTACGGAGCACCCTCTGAACTCCAAAATGGACAATTAGAATACCTAACCGACGAGCGTATTTTCCATGGTTATATCGATGTGGGTATTAACCCTTGGTTAACGTTAGGTACTAACTTTCAAACCCGTGAAGATCTATACCAATATGGTACCACCGCACTCATTGCTTCTAGATGGGGAGTCACTGAACTCAATGCTTCACGTAGCGAACACCCTGCATTTGGAACTGGCGAGGCTTATAAAGTTGCGTTCGATGCGGAATTATCCAGTAAGAATACACTTGCTCCACAACTGAGTGTTAGTTATGAGTATCTGAGCAACAATTTTACCGGTGTTACTGGGTTTGACGCTTCCGATAAAGACATCAACTTAACCACTCACTATGCTTCTGCATTCGGATCGATTTATCTAGGTCGGTCTTTACGTGCCGCGATGACTGTCAATTACCGTTCAGGAATAGACAAAGAGAATGACTATTGGCTAATTAGCCCGAGTTTATCAGACGGACTGTTTGATACTCCCGCGACTTGGAGTGCGCGTGTTAGCTATCAAGATCACGCCAGTAAAGACGATGACATCAGCACCACGGTCACCATAAGTTGGCCTCTCAGCCGAAAAACTCGTGTCGTCGGTCGTTACAGTACAGAGCTCAAAGAAGCCGCCTTAGATTATAGCTATCAGAATAATATAGGTAACACCGGAGGGATATCGGGGTTTGCGAGTGTCATTACGAATGAAGAAACGGACGTCGATATGGACGCTGGAGTTAATTATACGGCAAACCGTTACGAATTGAGTGCGACCCATGCCTCGCGACTTGACGACATTAGTGGTGACACAAGAAACCACAGTACCGACGTGACCATCAGTAGCGCGCTTGCGTTTGCAGGTTCATCGGTGACGATCGGCAGACCAGTCCGAGAAGCGTTTGCCATTGTCAGCAAACATGAAAGCCTGACAGAGAATGACGTAGCATTAGACCCAACAAAAGATGGACAGTACGCGCGCGTTTACCTTAAAGGAGACGCAAAGGCCATGGTCCCTGATCTCGTTGCTTATAATGGCCAAGTCATCGGTTATGAGGTCGATAACTTACCACCGGGATATGACTTGGGTGATGGTGCTTTTTGGGTTAAGCCTGACTATAAGCGGGGCTACCAACTACAAATTGGCTCCGATGCTGTCTTAACCGTGATTGGCAAACTATACGATCGTCAAAGTAACAATCCAATTTCACTTGTCGCAGGTGTTGCACATTACCTTGGCGACGCTAAACAGTTACCGATTGACTTCTTTACCAATCGGAACGGCATATTTGCAATATCTGGATTAAAGCCAGGGAAATATCAGCTGATCCTTGACACTAAAGGACAAGAGTCAGCCGTCATTACTCTCAGCGAGCGCAGTGACAACTTGATCAGACTAGGAGATGTGTATGTGGATTAA
- a CDS encoding response regulator transcription factor: protein MHNSKNNLKHMLLIGDNGINNQFIQREIEKYSDFCFSRECISGIERSNHRKTFDVILISYLLLADIKDVYITLSKVESNKWVIYDVPSDITGQSITVMQLFNMFNIKGIIYQDAPVEHLTRCLKTVCDDDLWLPRKLMSHILSNARSHTFKSQVILSSLTKREAQIFKRLIRGETNLEISNELFISESTVKTHVYNIYKKINVTNRKEAIRKANFINSLETIIQPGM from the coding sequence ATGCATAACAGTAAAAATAATTTAAAGCACATGCTCCTAATTGGCGATAACGGTATAAATAACCAGTTTATTCAACGAGAAATAGAGAAATACAGTGACTTTTGTTTTAGTCGCGAATGTATTTCAGGCATTGAACGTTCGAATCATCGCAAGACGTTTGATGTCATTCTCATTAGTTACTTACTCTTAGCTGACATCAAAGATGTTTACATCACCTTATCAAAAGTAGAGTCCAACAAATGGGTAATCTATGACGTTCCCTCTGATATTACCGGACAGAGTATTACCGTAATGCAACTATTCAACATGTTTAATATAAAGGGCATAATCTATCAAGATGCTCCTGTAGAACACCTTACACGTTGCTTGAAAACGGTTTGTGATGACGACCTATGGTTACCGAGGAAGTTAATGTCGCATATTTTATCCAATGCGCGCTCTCATACATTCAAGTCACAGGTAATATTATCTAGCCTTACGAAAAGAGAAGCTCAAATATTTAAACGACTTATCAGAGGAGAAACAAACTTAGAGATATCAAATGAACTATTTATTTCAGAAAGTACAGTAAAAACGCATGTATATAACATATATAAAAAAATAAACGTAACCAACCGAAAAGAAGCAATAAGAAAAGCAAATTTTATCAATAGTTTAGAGACTATTATACAACCAGGCATGTAG
- a CDS encoding fimbrial biogenesis chaperone, giving the protein MRRYILGGFIYCVLCAQTFGITLFPTVIELNTDHRATSQLVVTNNSTRDLPLEANVRRLKFLPDGSFQTSDLSSEVMFVFPPAAMLAPGERQVFRIQWLGKRSLETSQSYFIRFSTVNIGQNNARIDKPTSLTTGINLQVHYNALLHIHSSSLEPDVKLHIDEQGQLTLTNSGSRFTYTSLLHFKGLESQNQKVHAALGEQFIPPRSIITLPSSLNYLPVGTYHGYEN; this is encoded by the coding sequence ATGAGACGTTATATCTTGGGTGGGTTCATTTACTGCGTTCTGTGTGCACAAACGTTTGGCATAACACTGTTTCCAACCGTCATTGAGCTCAACACCGATCACAGGGCAACATCGCAACTGGTTGTAACTAACAACTCAACGCGGGATCTCCCACTTGAAGCTAACGTTCGTCGTTTGAAGTTCTTACCTGATGGCTCGTTCCAAACATCAGATCTATCAAGTGAGGTAATGTTTGTATTTCCACCAGCCGCAATGTTGGCACCCGGTGAACGTCAAGTATTCCGTATCCAATGGCTGGGAAAACGCTCACTCGAAACTTCCCAAAGTTACTTTATTCGCTTCAGTACCGTAAACATTGGTCAAAACAACGCAAGAATAGATAAGCCCACAAGTTTAACAACCGGTATCAATTTGCAAGTTCACTACAATGCGCTGCTGCACATTCACTCATCCTCATTAGAGCCTGACGTGAAATTACACATAGATGAACAAGGGCAACTAACACTCACTAATTCAGGGTCGCGATTTACCTATACATCCTTACTCCATTTTAAGGGGCTCGAATCTCAAAACCAAAAAGTACATGCGGCTTTAGGTGAGCAGTTTATTCCACCACGCTCCATTATTACTTTGCCTTCTTCTTTAAATTACTTACCAGTAGGCACTTACCATGGATATGAAAACTGA